The following coding sequences are from one Triticum aestivum cultivar Chinese Spring chromosome 5A, IWGSC CS RefSeq v2.1, whole genome shotgun sequence window:
- the LOC123103337 gene encoding COPII coat assembly protein sec16 translates to MATTSCPRLLHLPSSTSTSSALPPVCPSHLRFKPPPPPAGAVSTSALGRGCSSWLSLRCRSAAGPLPPSSEPPPPSPQDWQERLSRLQDTLRIFFAVLFWMSLFFWGSAWGGSNNSGGKKGQRFRNKSK, encoded by the exons ATGGCGACGACGAGCTGCCCTCGTCTCCTACATCtcccctcctccacctccacctcctccgccctCCCACCAGTCTGTCCTTCCCACCTCCGCTtcaagccaccaccaccaccagccggCGCGGTTTCTACTTCCGCCTTGGGCCGTGGCTGCAGTTCTTGGCTCAGCCTCCGCTGCCGAAGCGCTGCCGGACCCTTGCCGCCCTCCTCCGAGCCACCGCCTCCATCTCCTCAAG ATTGGCAAGAGAGGTTGTCAAGATTACAGGATACGTTACGGATATTCTTTGCAGTTCTGTTCTGGATGTCACTGTTTTTCTGGGGCAGTGCTTGGGGTGGAAGTAACAACTCAGGGGGCAAGAAGGGCCAACGGTTTCGAAACAAATCCAAGTGA